Proteins from one Pseudomonas sp. KBS0710 genomic window:
- a CDS encoding MarR family winged helix-turn-helix transcriptional regulator: MLASQCLCTNLRRAARGVSRHYDGALDGFGINVAQYSLLCNLQRLDQPSISSLAEAMGLDRSTLGRNLRVLEGEGLVQLVEGDDLRNRLVLLTPAGEERLAAALPAWEAAQQKLIDQLGAEKRETLLALLDELA, translated from the coding sequence ATGCTTGCCTCCCAATGTTTATGCACCAACCTGCGACGTGCCGCCCGTGGCGTCAGCAGGCATTACGACGGCGCTCTCGACGGCTTCGGGATCAACGTCGCCCAGTATTCTCTGCTGTGCAATTTGCAGCGCCTCGACCAACCGAGCATTTCCAGCCTGGCCGAAGCCATGGGCCTGGATCGCAGCACCTTGGGCCGCAACTTGCGCGTGCTGGAGGGCGAAGGCCTGGTACAACTGGTCGAAGGCGATGACCTGCGCAACCGCCTGGTGCTGTTGACGCCAGCCGGCGAAGAGCGGCTGGCTGCGGCGTTGCCGGCGTGGGAAGCGGCGCAGCAAAAATTGATTGATCAGTTAGGCGCCGAAAAGCGCGAAACCTTGTTGGCCTTGCTGGATGAACTCGCCTGA
- a CDS encoding MFS transporter, giving the protein MWRTSGWILVGSALILALSLGVRHGFGLFLAPMSNEFGWGRETFAFAIALQNLIWGLAQPFTGALADRFGATKAVFVGGVLYAVGLVLMGMSDSAWSLSLSAGLLIGIGLSGTSFSVILGVVGRAVPPEKRSMAMGIASAAGSFGQFAMVPGTLGLIGWLGWSAALLALGLMVALILPLVAMLKDKPLPVVTGQQTLREALKEACSHSGFWLLAFGFFVCGFQVVFIGVHLPAYLVDQHLPATVGTTVLALIGLFNVFGTYTAGWLGGRMSKPRLLTGLYLLRAVVIVLFLWAPVTEVTAYLFGMAMGFLWLSTVPLTNGTVATLFGVRNLSMLGGIVFLFHQLGSFLGGWLGGVVYDRTGNYDLIWQVAILLSLLAAALNWPVRERPVARLQAQMEAA; this is encoded by the coding sequence ATGTGGCGCACCAGTGGTTGGATCCTTGTGGGGAGTGCGCTGATCCTGGCGTTGTCCTTGGGCGTGCGGCATGGCTTTGGCCTGTTCCTGGCGCCGATGAGCAACGAATTTGGCTGGGGCCGCGAGACGTTTGCTTTTGCCATCGCCCTGCAGAACCTGATCTGGGGCCTGGCGCAGCCGTTTACCGGCGCCCTGGCCGATCGTTTTGGCGCGACCAAGGCAGTGTTTGTCGGCGGCGTGCTGTACGCCGTCGGCCTGGTGTTGATGGGCATGTCCGATTCGGCGTGGTCATTGTCGCTGAGTGCGGGTTTGCTGATTGGCATCGGCCTGTCGGGCACCTCGTTTTCGGTGATTCTCGGCGTGGTGGGCCGCGCCGTACCGCCGGAAAAACGCAGCATGGCCATGGGCATCGCCAGCGCCGCAGGCTCTTTCGGCCAGTTCGCCATGGTACCAGGCACTTTGGGTTTGATCGGCTGGCTGGGCTGGTCGGCCGCTTTGCTGGCATTGGGCCTGATGGTGGCGTTGATTTTGCCGCTGGTGGCGATGCTAAAGGACAAGCCGCTGCCGGTGGTGACTGGCCAGCAAACCTTGCGCGAAGCCTTGAAGGAAGCCTGTTCCCATTCCGGCTTCTGGTTGCTGGCATTCGGCTTTTTTGTGTGCGGTTTCCAGGTGGTGTTTATCGGCGTGCACCTGCCGGCGTATCTGGTCGACCAGCATTTACCGGCCACTGTGGGCACTACGGTGCTGGCCTTGATCGGTCTGTTTAATGTATTCGGCACCTACACCGCCGGCTGGCTTGGCGGGCGCATGTCCAAGCCTCGGCTGCTCACCGGCCTGTACCTGCTGCGTGCGGTGGTCATCGTGTTGTTCCTGTGGGCGCCGGTCACCGAAGTCACGGCCTACCTGTTTGGCATGGCCATGGGCTTTTTGTGGCTGTCCACGGTGCCGCTGACCAACGGCACCGTCGCCACCTTGTTTGGTGTGCGAAACCTCTCGATGCTCGGTGGGATTGTGTTTCTGTTCCACCAACTCGGCTCGTTTCTCGGCGGCTGGTTGGGCGGGGTGGTCTATGATCGAACCGGCAACTACGATTTGATCTGGCAGGTGGCAATTCTGCTCAGCCTGCTCGCCGCCGCGTTGAACTGGCCGGTGCGCGAGCGGCCGGTGGCGCGCCTGCAGGCGCAAATGGAGGCGGCATGA
- a CDS encoding glutathione peroxidase gives MQMRWLAVPVLMAIGSAAMAANCPPLLEGQLPKLRAKESIDLCQRFAGKPLVIVNTASFCGFAPQFKGLEALYQRYKGQGLEVIGVPSDDFKQEAKTGEETAKVCYVNYGVTFTMTEPQKVKGPDAVHLFKVLAQQTSAPKWNFYKYVVDRQGKVIANFSSLTKPDSPDLIKAVEAALASKP, from the coding sequence ATGCAGATGCGCTGGCTTGCAGTACCCGTCCTGATGGCCATTGGCAGTGCTGCCATGGCCGCCAATTGCCCGCCGTTGCTTGAGGGCCAATTGCCCAAGCTGCGCGCCAAGGAATCCATCGATCTGTGCCAGCGCTTCGCCGGCAAACCCCTGGTGATCGTCAACACCGCCAGTTTTTGTGGGTTCGCGCCGCAGTTCAAAGGCCTCGAAGCCTTGTACCAGCGCTATAAGGGCCAGGGCCTGGAAGTGATCGGCGTACCGTCCGATGACTTCAAGCAGGAAGCCAAGACCGGCGAAGAGACCGCCAAGGTCTGTTACGTGAATTACGGCGTGACCTTCACCATGACCGAGCCGCAAAAAGTCAAAGGACCGGACGCGGTCCACCTGTTCAAGGTCCTGGCGCAGCAGACCAGCGCGCCAAAGTGGAATTTCTACAAGTACGTGGTCGATCGCCAGGGCAAGGTCATTGCCAACTTCTCCAGTTTGACCAAGCCGGACAGCCCGGACCTGATCAAGGCAGTGGAAGCGGCATTGGCCTCCAAACCCTGA
- a CDS encoding OmpP1/FadL family transporter, with the protein MKKVMLKTTLSLAVAMASTQLFASGFALNEQSISGMGTGFAGRSSSADDASTVAGNPAGMSRLKRDQITAGVAAIDAKTDIKNTSGGPPGSSNDGDMVPFTKVPMLFAVKKATDDLAFGLGVYAPFGLITNYEDSFGGRYYGKKSDVKVVTLQPTVSYAFNEYVSVGFGPTFNKISGNLTSSTPLAQTFGRNDGLVDIKGDDTAWGYKVGILVTPWASTNIGLTYTSKVSYNLSGHTDISGPGFGPFNGGRFDAKLNITTPESYDMSITHKLDDQWTLYAGTTWTRWSRLKEITVNNSGVSPALGGAAGPIGRINEPQNWHDTWASAIGASFQVNKQWVLRTGFSVDQSPTNNTDRSVRIPTGDRKAVSFGAGFSPTEDWTIDAAVSYLWEEEVNVNRTGKGNAYNAEYKNSAWGYGLGATYKF; encoded by the coding sequence ATGAAAAAAGTAATGCTCAAGACCACACTTAGCCTCGCCGTTGCAATGGCCTCCACCCAACTGTTTGCGAGCGGCTTTGCCCTCAACGAGCAAAGCATCAGTGGGATGGGTACGGGTTTTGCGGGGCGCTCTTCATCTGCCGATGATGCAAGTACTGTCGCTGGCAACCCTGCCGGCATGTCGCGCCTCAAGCGCGATCAAATCACTGCCGGCGTCGCAGCTATCGACGCCAAGACCGATATCAAAAACACCAGCGGTGGCCCACCCGGCAGCAGCAACGACGGCGACATGGTTCCTTTTACCAAAGTCCCGATGTTGTTTGCCGTGAAAAAAGCCACCGATGACCTGGCGTTCGGCCTGGGCGTGTATGCGCCGTTCGGCCTGATCACCAACTACGAAGACAGCTTCGGCGGCCGTTACTACGGCAAGAAGAGTGACGTTAAAGTCGTCACCCTCCAGCCGACTGTCAGCTACGCCTTCAACGAATACGTGTCCGTGGGTTTTGGCCCGACGTTCAACAAGATCAGCGGTAACCTGACCTCGTCGACGCCGCTGGCGCAAACCTTCGGCCGCAATGATGGCCTGGTGGACATCAAGGGCGATGACACCGCGTGGGGCTACAAAGTCGGTATCCTGGTAACGCCATGGGCGAGCACCAACATCGGCCTGACGTACACCTCCAAGGTTTCCTACAACCTCTCGGGTCACACCGATATTTCCGGCCCGGGTTTTGGTCCGTTCAACGGCGGGCGTTTTGACGCCAAGTTGAATATCACCACGCCAGAATCCTACGACATGTCCATCACCCACAAGCTGGATGACCAATGGACGTTGTATGCGGGTACTACATGGACCCGTTGGAGCCGCCTGAAAGAAATCACCGTCAACAACTCGGGTGTTTCGCCTGCACTGGGTGGCGCGGCTGGCCCAATCGGTCGCATCAACGAGCCACAGAACTGGCATGACACCTGGGCCTCGGCCATCGGTGCTTCGTTCCAGGTGAACAAACAGTGGGTACTGCGTACCGGTTTCTCGGTTGACCAATCGCCTACCAACAACACCGACCGTTCGGTGCGTATCCCGACTGGCGACCGTAAGGCCGTCAGCTTTGGTGCCGGTTTCAGCCCGACCGAAGACTGGACAATCGACGCTGCCGTCTCCTACCTGTGGGAAGAAGAAGTCAACGTCAACCGTACCGGCAAGGGCAACGCCTACAACGCCGAGTACAAAAACAGCGCTTGGGGTTACGGCCTGGGTGCGACTTACAAGTTCTGA